In Streptomyces venezuelae, the sequence CCCTCGTCCTTTTCCCCGGCGTACGCCTCAACGGCCGGCCGCAGGCCGGAGCACGTGGCCGCAGCCGGCCCGGCGTGCGCGTGGCCGCAGCGGGGCGCGGCTCGCCCAGCGGGCATGGCGGTCCGCGTAGTGCCTGCTCAGAGGGTGCCCGGACTGGCCGGCGGGCAGCTCCGCGGTGACGAGTTCGTCCACCGTGACCACGATCCGGCCGGCGGCACCGAACCCGGGGACGGCGGTGCGCACGGTGTGCAGCATCCCGGCCTGGGCACGCGGACGGATGCCGAGCACCGGGTCCGCCCACGGCACGAGCGCGGCGAGCGGGTGCCGCAGGCCCACCTTGTTCAGGCGGCCCCATTCCTGCGGCCGGTCGCGCAGGGCCGACCTCACGCAGTCGGCGACGAAACCGTCCACGTCGGCGGTACCCGCGGGCAGCAGCGCGATGTCGCGCGCGCCGAGGATCGCGAGCAGCGGCCGGTCGTAGTCCCGGAAAGGGAACCGGAAGGCCGGTTCGTGCTCGCGGCAGACCGCGACGTACGGGGCGAGGATCCGCCGGGCGAGGACGTCGCGCAGACGTACGAGCACGGCGAAGGCCCGGGACCCGGAGTCCGCGGTGCCGTCCCATTCCTGCAGGAGGGAACGGACCGGGTCACCGGGCGGGAGCGCGGCGACCGCGAGGTCTCGGTAGGGCAGGTACACGTCGGCCGCGATGTCGTGCTGCAGCGCGTGCATCCCCGCCGCGTCGTGGCGTCGGGCCGAGCCGAGGACGTCGCGGATGCGGCGGGCCCGGTGGCCGGGGTCCAGGTCGAGACCGATCCGGAACTCGTCCTCGGGGAGGGCCCCGTCGTTCGCCGACACCAGGATGCCGTCGGCGGGATCCACGATCCGAGGGCGTTCCGGCCCGGTGAGGTGCCCGTCGGCGGGTTCGGTGCGAGGGGTGCCGGCGGGACGGCGGGGCAGCAGTCCCGTCGCCAGGTGGGCCATCCGCTCCCGGTCCGTGACCAGGACGTTGAGCGCGACACCGTGGGCCTCGTCGAGGATCGCGACGGCCGCGTCGACGTCGGCGGCGTGGGCCAGCCGCTGGAAGCGCAGGTCGGCGGCGCGGGGGTCGTGTCCCGTCCAGCGGACGGCGACCTTCTCCCCGCACAGCGGCGCCGGCGAGACCGGCATCGTGCCGACGGTGGTGACGTCCACGGTGGCCGGTCGGCGGCCGCGGACCCGGATCTCCTCCGTCCTCGTGCTCAGCTCCTCCCCTTCGGCCGGGACGAGGTCGAGCACATCGGCGGTCAGGTTCGTGACGCCCCAGGCGATCCGCCCGTTGGTGCCCGAGAGCACGACCGGCAGACCCGGGCTGGCGAGACCGCGCAGCCGGGTGCCGGGCCAGGCGAGGTCCACCTCGTAGAGGACGTTGGGCACGCCGAGGGCCAGGTGCAGATCGTTCGCGAGCAGCGGTCCGTCACCCGGTGCGGTCCAGCAGTTGGAGCCCGGGACGGCGCTGTCGGGGGCGACGAGGTCGGGGGCCGCGACCTCGCCGCGGTGGCGCGCCAGGTCGGCGGGCGGGGACACGGTCCCGGTACCGGGCAGGAGGAAGTCGGCGACGGATGCGGGCAGCGCCCGGCGCATGACCGCCTCCGCCCGCTTGGACTCCTCGTTGTAGGAGAGCGAGTGGGACAGCACGAGCGAGGTGAGCACGCTGTCCTCCACCCGCCACGGCTGGGGCCGGTACGACAGGAACCGGCACTCGAACGGGGTCTCCTGCGCGTAGGCCGCGTTGACGCCCTCCGCGAACGCGCTCAGCAGCTCCCGTTCCGGCCCGGCGAGCTCCTCGGCCGCCTTGTGGGCGGCGGCGGCCAGCCCGAGGCGGCGGTAGACGGTGTCCACCGGCAGGGCGGTGCGGCCCCACACCTCCGAGAGCCGTCCGCCTCCGGTGCGGCGCACGAGGTCCAGCTGGAACCCGCGGTCGCGCCCCATGGTGTAGCCGAGCGCGCGGACCGCGTCGTGGTACGTCTGCGCGGTGATCCGGGTGACGCCGTCGGCGCGGCACTCGGCACGCACCGGTGCGGTCAGCGTGGCCACCTCGATCTCACCGGGACAGCGGGGCGCCGAGTCCTTCAGGGCGCGCAGCATCCGCCGCTCAACTGCGACCCGGCCGCAGTTGCGGTGCACGTAACCGGCGATCCCGGCCGCGCCCGCGGCGAGCACGGACGCCGACACCCACGGCCACGCGAGCAGCGCGGCCGCGAGCAGGACGGTGGCCGCGCCCGCCGCGCCCACGACCCGGGCCGTCGGGAACAGCCACAGGCGGCCGAGGCGCGGACGGTGGGTCGGGCACGTGCTCACGGCGTCTCCAGAAGGGCTGCGGCGGCGGTCCTGACGGCGGTCGTGATCGCGGTGACCAGCTCGGCCGCCAGCTCCTTCGACGTCGTCGCGGGCTTGTAGCGCAGTTCGAACACCAACTCGTCCCCGGAGGGCACGAGTCCGAGCACGAAACCGGACGACGTGGCCACGACCTGCGCGCCCAGGACGTCGCCGTCGGCGGCGGTGTACGGCGAGA encodes:
- a CDS encoding penicillin acylase family protein → MSTCPTHRPRLGRLWLFPTARVVGAAGAATVLLAAALLAWPWVSASVLAAGAAGIAGYVHRNCGRVAVERRMLRALKDSAPRCPGEIEVATLTAPVRAECRADGVTRITAQTYHDAVRALGYTMGRDRGFQLDLVRRTGGGRLSEVWGRTALPVDTVYRRLGLAAAAHKAAEELAGPERELLSAFAEGVNAAYAQETPFECRFLSYRPQPWRVEDSVLTSLVLSHSLSYNEESKRAEAVMRRALPASVADFLLPGTGTVSPPADLARHRGEVAAPDLVAPDSAVPGSNCWTAPGDGPLLANDLHLALGVPNVLYEVDLAWPGTRLRGLASPGLPVVLSGTNGRIAWGVTNLTADVLDLVPAEGEELSTRTEEIRVRGRRPATVDVTTVGTMPVSPAPLCGEKVAVRWTGHDPRAADLRFQRLAHAADVDAAVAILDEAHGVALNVLVTDRERMAHLATGLLPRRPAGTPRTEPADGHLTGPERPRIVDPADGILVSANDGALPEDEFRIGLDLDPGHRARRIRDVLGSARRHDAAGMHALQHDIAADVYLPYRDLAVAALPPGDPVRSLLQEWDGTADSGSRAFAVLVRLRDVLARRILAPYVAVCREHEPAFRFPFRDYDRPLLAILGARDIALLPAGTADVDGFVADCVRSALRDRPQEWGRLNKVGLRHPLAALVPWADPVLGIRPRAQAGMLHTVRTAVPGFGAAGRIVVTVDELVTAELPAGQSGHPLSRHYADRHARWASRAPLRPRARRAGCGHVLRPAAGR